From the Xenorhabdus ishibashii genome, one window contains:
- a CDS encoding sensor histidine kinase, protein MISLKKWRLFPRSLRQLVVMAFWLVLLPLLVLAYQAYQSLDQLSTQAAEINRSTLADARRSEAMVGVALEMERSYRQYCVLGDSRLEKLYQRQYRQYMNMLGNQMAMLANAEYTKKFNELLSGLSKISCSNGAPEAAASKLLEEFSRTNNLLVQETRNIIFSRGEQLQKDIADKGQFFGWQSLILFLLSAFLIALFTRMIIGPVKGIERMINRLGEGQSLENQIDAFKGPRELRSLAQRIIWLSERLSWLESQRHEFLRHISHELKTPLASMREGTELLADEIAGPLTADQKEVVSILDSSSKHLQQLIEQLLEYNRKLADGAAEHQIVSLKEIVDGVVSSHQLPARAKNIHTEIQLDMDYCWAEPDLLTRVIDNLYSNAVHYGAESGNIWISSQQVGKNLQIDIANTGTPIPELEKSMIFEPFYQGKLQRKGAVKGSGLGLSIAQDCIKQMQGKLCLVDSDFSDVCFRIELPLTAGNN, encoded by the coding sequence ATGATTTCTTTGAAAAAATGGCGTTTATTTCCACGCTCATTGCGCCAATTGGTTGTCATGGCTTTCTGGCTGGTTTTATTACCACTATTAGTTTTAGCTTATCAGGCTTACCAAAGTCTTGATCAGCTTAGTACTCAGGCGGCTGAGATCAATCGTTCAACTTTGGCGGATGCTCGCCGTAGCGAAGCGATGGTTGGAGTAGCTCTTGAGATGGAGCGTAGTTACCGCCAATACTGTGTATTAGGTGATAGTCGGCTAGAAAAGCTTTATCAACGTCAATATCGGCAATACATGAATATGCTCGGTAATCAGATGGCAATGCTGGCTAATGCGGAATATACGAAGAAATTTAATGAATTATTATCAGGCTTGAGCAAAATTTCATGTAGTAATGGAGCACCAGAAGCGGCTGCATCTAAACTACTTGAAGAATTTTCCAGGACTAATAATCTTTTGGTACAGGAAACCCGTAATATTATTTTCAGTCGTGGTGAACAACTGCAAAAAGATATCGCTGATAAAGGACAATTTTTCGGTTGGCAAAGCCTCATTTTATTCTTGCTAAGTGCTTTCTTGATAGCCTTATTTACACGTATGATCATTGGTCCGGTAAAAGGCATTGAGCGGATGATTAATCGGCTCGGAGAAGGGCAATCATTGGAAAATCAGATTGACGCCTTTAAAGGGCCACGGGAATTGCGCTCATTGGCTCAACGTATTATTTGGCTAAGTGAGCGTTTATCTTGGCTAGAGTCTCAGCGCCATGAGTTTTTACGCCATATTTCCCATGAACTGAAAACTCCTCTGGCAAGTATGCGTGAAGGAACGGAGCTATTGGCTGATGAAATTGCAGGGCCTCTGACGGCAGACCAAAAAGAAGTTGTCAGTATTTTGGATAGTAGTAGTAAGCATTTGCAGCAACTCATTGAGCAATTGCTTGAATATAACCGTAAATTAGCGGATGGTGCTGCCGAACATCAGATCGTTTCTTTAAAAGAAATTGTGGATGGTGTCGTATCATCACATCAATTGCCGGCACGGGCAAAAAATATTCATACAGAAATTCAATTGGATATGGATTATTGTTGGGCGGAGCCTGACTTATTGACACGGGTGATTGATAATCTCTACTCCAATGCAGTGCACTATGGCGCTGAATCCGGTAACATTTGGATTTCTAGTCAGCAAGTGGGAAAAAACCTTCAAATTGACATTGCCAATACAGGAACGCCCATCCCAGAGTTAGAGAAAAGTATGATCTTCGAGCCATTTTACCAAGGAAAATTACAACGAAAAGGGGCAGTTAAAGGAAGTGGTCTTGGCTTGAGTATCGCGCAAGATTGCATTAAACAGATGCAGGGAAAGCTTTGCTTGGTAGACTCTGACTTTTCTGATGTATGTTTTCGAATCGAACTGCCATTAACCGCAGGGAATAACTAA
- the qseG gene encoding two-component system QseEF-associated lipoprotein QseG, which yields MYNRFTYRFMTEMEQRNLVTKPMKKMAVRSSILARASTLRFRAILLLFVPYLLAGCVKTSDSDNLATLAQSILPEPNVADYRLKDCDSIWDITKPAALENGLYWLRFIDCSERLSSTEAREMAKRFTPDIPANWHQVLKQSILIGRATSVLTERRKMVENFNRYSIQFPATLRPLLQLWREQQYLKINLAEEKSKFQRFQFDSDNKIDRLKETQARLEYELHSMSRKLENLTDIERQLSSRKQEQSSVVTPNTNTSSDNNAEPKDKPATDEDTKAEANPSKNKPKEKGAE from the coding sequence ATGTATAACAGGTTTACTTACCGCTTTATGACGGAGATGGAACAGCGAAATCTTGTGACTAAGCCAATGAAAAAAATGGCTGTTAGGTCATCTATTCTGGCACGTGCTTCCACCCTGCGCTTTCGAGCCATATTGCTATTGTTTGTTCCCTATTTACTGGCAGGATGCGTTAAAACCAGTGATTCAGACAATTTGGCAACCCTGGCGCAATCTATCTTGCCAGAACCGAATGTTGCGGATTATCGTCTTAAGGATTGTGATTCAATCTGGGATATCACGAAACCAGCAGCGCTGGAAAATGGGCTTTATTGGCTGAGGTTTATTGATTGCTCAGAGCGGTTGTCTTCAACAGAAGCTCGTGAGATGGCAAAACGGTTTACCCCAGATATTCCGGCTAATTGGCATCAAGTGCTTAAGCAAAGTATTTTAATTGGCAGGGCGACTTCTGTATTAACTGAACGCCGGAAAATGGTGGAAAACTTTAATCGGTATAGTATCCAATTCCCTGCCACTTTGCGGCCATTACTTCAATTGTGGCGTGAGCAGCAATATCTGAAAATTAATCTTGCTGAAGAAAAATCTAAATTCCAGCGCTTCCAGTTTGACAGCGATAATAAAATTGATCGCTTAAAAGAAACACAAGCACGTTTAGAATATGAGCTTCATTCCATGTCCCGCAAACTGGAAAATCTGACCGATATTGAACGCCAACTTTCCTCCCGTAAACAAGAACAAAGTAGTGTTGTTACTCCTAACACGAATACTTCATCGGATAATAACGCAGAACCGAAAGACAAACCCGCAACAGACGAAGATACTAAAGCGGAAGCCAATCCTTCAAAAAACAAGCCAAAAGAAAAAGGAGCTGAATAG